In the Marinobacter sp. Arc7-DN-1 genome, ACGGCTCGTCCAGCAGGATCAGGGTCGGCTCGGGTGCCAGTGCCCGGGCCAGGGCAACCCGTTGCTGCTGGCCGCCGGAAAGTTCATGGGGGTAGCTATCGGCCAGGTCCTGGAGGTGAACGACATTGAGCAGCTCCATGACCTTCTGCCGCTTTTCCGCCTTGCCCAGATTGCGCAGGCCAAAGCCAACGTTATCGGCGATTGTCAGGTGCGGAAACAGGGCGTAGTCCTGAAACACCATGCCGATCCGACGTTTCTCGGGCGGCAGGGTGCGACCGGGCAGGCTTATGGCCTGAGACTGGAGGCAGATTTCACCACCGGTCAATGGCAGGAAGCCGGCCAGGGCCCGCAGGATGGTACTTTTACCGCAGCCGCTGGGGCCCAGAAGGCAGCCGATGTCGCCGTGGCTCAAGGCGAAGCTGACATCCTTGACCACGGAATCCCCGCCGTAGCCACAAGACAGGTTGTTGACCTCAAGCAGCCAGTCTGCAGGAGATTGCGCGGTCGTGCTCATGGGGTCAGTCCAGGTGGTTCAGAATGAGAAACTCAAGCAGGGCTTTCTGGGCGTGCAGGCGGTTTTCAGCCTCGTCCCACACGACCGAAGCGGGATGTTCCATCATGTCTGCGGAAATCTCTTCGCCCCGGTGTGCCGGCAGGCAGTGCATGAACAAGGCGTCTTTATTCGCCACGGCCAGGAGCTCCGGATTGATCTGGTAGCCACTGAACGCCTTCTCGCGGGCTTTCTGTTCGTCTTCCTGACCCATGGATGCCCAGACATCCGTTACCAACAGGTTGGCATTGCGCGCTGCTTCTGCCGGTTCGCGAAACAGGGTTACGCGATCGCTGTGTGCCCTGATCAGGGATTCGGCGGGCTCGTAGCCTTCGGGGCAGGCAACATTCAGGTGGAAATCAAACCGGGCCGCCGCGTTGATGTAGGAGTGGCACATGTTGTTGCCATCGCCGATCCAGGCCACGGTGGCGCCGCGAATGCTGCCACGGTGTTCCCGATAGGTCTGCATATCGGCCAGCAGCTGGCAGGGGTGGAACTCATCCGTCAGGGCATTGATAACCGGAACCCGGGAAGCAGCGGCAAAACGCTCGACCGTGCCATGGGCAAAGGTGCGTATCATCACCGCATCCACCATGCTCGAAATAACGATGGCAGAGTCTTCAATGGGTTCGCCCCGGCCTAGCTGGGTGTCCCGTGGCGACAGGAACATCGCGGAGCCACCGAGCTGGGCCATGCCGGCTTCAAAGGAAACCCGGGTCCGCGTTGATGACTTCTCGAAGATCATTGCAAGCACACGATTTTTAAGGGAGTCGCGAACCTTGCCCTGCCGCCATTCATTGCGCAGTGCAGTGGCATGATCAACCAGGTTTTCCAGTTCACTGGTTGTCATGTCATTCAGTGTCAGAAAATGTCTTGCCGCCATGAAATGGCCCTTATCTCAACGAATCCCGCGGCGGGCGGGATTGCCTGAACGTTGCCTGAAAAAACGGGGCATCAAGTCTAGCCCTTCAGGGCAGCTATGACAACGCTGCAACCGGGCGGGAACCCATGGCCTTGTCTGAGGTCATATCACGGTGTTTGGTGAGCGGTTGCGCACCCGTGTACAATAGCGGCAATCAAATTGCCGTGTGGCAAGACTGTTCCAACAGAGGTGAATGTTCATGGATATCAATGAAACCATCAAGAGCCAGCTCGACGAAAACCCGGTCATCCTATACATGAAGGGCAGCCCCCAGGCGCCCCAGTGTGGTTTTTCCGCTAAAACCGTGCAGGCTCTGATGGCCTGTGGCGAGCGTTTTGCCTTCGTGAATATCCTGGACAATCAGGAGCTCCGTGAGGCCCTCAAGGTATACTCCAACTGGCCGACCTATCCACAGCTCTACATCAATGGCGAGCTCGTTGGCGGTTGTGACATCATTCTCGAAATGTCCGAGAGCGGTGAATTGGCCAAGATGGTCAAAGAGGCTGCGAAGCAGGCAGAAGCCTGACAGCGGTCTTGAGTCAGAGCCGTTTCGGGGTGAACACCAGTTCAACCTCGAAACGATTCTGGCTGTTTTCCCCCTCGGGTGGCCTGGGGTAGGGGCTTGCCGCCAGGGCAGCCCGGTAGGCGGCCTCATCGATACCCTCAATTCCCGTCGATTTCAGTACTCTTGCCCGGGTCAGGGCACCATTACCAAGCAGTTGTAACTCCACTTCCATTGCCACAGTCCGGGACAGTTCCCTCATTGCCGGAACCCTGGCTTGTTCAAGCTCGCGCGCCAGATGTGTCGCCAGGATTACCACGTATGGATCCTGCTCGACCGGGGATTTGGTAATGCGGGTTACCGTTGCCTCGGTGGCTTGCACTTCTGGCTGCGCAATCTCCCCGGCGCGGGCGCTGTTACTGGCTGTTGATTTGCGGGTATTCTCCGGTGTTTCGGGCTTTAGTGCAGGCGGCTCGGAGGCACTCTGTCTGGGGGCATCCGAAGGGGCGGGCTTTTGCCGGGTTATTATCGGTTCGACAGGCTCCGCCGTAAAACGTGGAATGGGAGGTATTGGCCGGCTGGTTGCATCGGATTGCGGGCCGGGTCGGGAAGTCTCATCAGTACCCGGAGGAATCAGTTCAAATTTCAGGCTTTCGCGATGGGCTTCCTGTTGCTCTCTGACCGGCGAAGGAATACCAGAGAGCAACAGGGTATGAATCAGTAGCGCCAGGGATAGTGCAAGGGCGATCCGGTATCTTGCCGGAAGGGTACGGGCACTGCCTTCTTCGACCATTAATGTCAGGCCGTTTTACTCCGTAAGGTGCCGACAACAGCGTCCAGAGCCCGGTCGATCAACGCGCCCTGTTCCAGCAGGGTCAGGCGGCCACGGCGCATTTCATGGGCCAGCTGGATCCGCGTTTTCTCGATGACCTTCAGCCCCATCCGGTTCACAAAGACAAAGCAGTCGGCTTCCTCGATAATGGCGGAAAGCTTGCAGCGGAAATTGGCGCCATTGACCAGGCGAAACTCAACCCAGTTACCGATTTCAATACTGTCAATCTGGGCGACGTACTCGGAAACTGCAGCTTCTTCCAGTTCCTGCTGTCTCTCGACCGCGGTCTGGTGAACGGTAGCGATTTCCTCT is a window encoding:
- a CDS encoding TonB family protein, yielding MVEEGSARTLPARYRIALALSLALLIHTLLLSGIPSPVREQQEAHRESLKFELIPPGTDETSRPGPQSDATSRPIPPIPRFTAEPVEPIITRQKPAPSDAPRQSASEPPALKPETPENTRKSTASNSARAGEIAQPEVQATEATVTRITKSPVEQDPYVVILATHLARELEQARVPAMRELSRTVAMEVELQLLGNGALTRARVLKSTGIEGIDEAAYRAALAASPYPRPPEGENSQNRFEVELVFTPKRL
- the grxD gene encoding Grx4 family monothiol glutaredoxin, which encodes MDINETIKSQLDENPVILYMKGSPQAPQCGFSAKTVQALMACGERFAFVNILDNQELREALKVYSNWPTYPQLYINGELVGGCDIILEMSESGELAKMVKEAAKQAEA
- the argF gene encoding ornithine carbamoyltransferase is translated as MAARHFLTLNDMTTSELENLVDHATALRNEWRQGKVRDSLKNRVLAMIFEKSSTRTRVSFEAGMAQLGGSAMFLSPRDTQLGRGEPIEDSAIVISSMVDAVMIRTFAHGTVERFAAASRVPVINALTDEFHPCQLLADMQTYREHRGSIRGATVAWIGDGNNMCHSYINAAARFDFHLNVACPEGYEPAESLIRAHSDRVTLFREPAEAARNANLLVTDVWASMGQEDEQKAREKAFSGYQINPELLAVANKDALFMHCLPAHRGEEISADMMEHPASVVWDEAENRLHAQKALLEFLILNHLD